A genomic segment from Thermodesulfatator atlanticus DSM 21156 encodes:
- the pyrE gene encoding orotate phosphoribosyltransferase: protein MSERKKLFELLLKRSFMYREEGFRLASGKISPYYLDCKKTTLCAEALPLIGKLLWLLAKDFAPEAVGGLTLGADPLVAAVCFEAGLLGQKLEGFIVRKEPKGHGTQSFIEGFVKPGMKTVILEDVVTTGGSSLKAADRAKEAGLEVLAVVALVDRKEGGREAITSYGLSFASVFEIDEFLSRVRAS from the coding sequence ATGAGCGAAAGAAAAAAACTTTTTGAGTTGTTGCTTAAAAGGTCTTTCATGTATCGTGAAGAGGGCTTTCGTTTGGCCTCAGGAAAAATCAGCCCGTACTACCTGGATTGTAAGAAAACAACCCTTTGCGCTGAGGCCTTGCCCTTGATAGGAAAGCTCCTTTGGTTGCTTGCCAAGGATTTTGCCCCTGAAGCCGTTGGTGGCCTAACCCTTGGGGCAGATCCTCTGGTTGCTGCAGTATGTTTTGAGGCAGGGCTTTTGGGGCAAAAACTTGAGGGATTTATCGTGCGCAAAGAGCCCAAGGGCCACGGCACACAAAGCTTCATCGAAGGCTTTGTTAAACCAGGGATGAAAACCGTCATTCTTGAAGACGTGGTGACTACAGGTGGTTCAAGCTTAAAGGCGGCAGACAGGGCTAAAGAAGCTGGCCTTGAAGTTTTGGCAGTAGTGGCTTTGGTTGATCGCAAAGAAGGAGGGCGTGAGGCTATCACCTCTTACGGACTTTCTTTTGCAAGTGTTTTTGAGATAGACGAATTTCTTTCCCGCGTGCGTGCCTCCTGA
- the argB gene encoding acetylglutamate kinase yields MDITHEMRAKVLIEALPYLRKFYGKTVVIKYGGHAMVNEDLKEAFAQDVVLMKYVGLRPVIVHGGGPQISEVMAKMGIKPVFVEGQRVTDDATMSVVEMVLVGTVNKSIVGLLNRHGGQAVGLSGRDGEMVVAEKMKIYKYTGEDRPPEIIDIGRVGKVKEVNPQVLNTLMDAGFLPVIAPVGVGPGGEAYNINADLVAGAIAGALKAEKVIYLTDVEGVKDETGKLISTLTVPEIEDLFEKGVAKGGMIPKLKSARKALLAGAKKAHIIDGRVPHAILLEIFTDHGVGTEIIGEVS; encoded by the coding sequence ATGGACATCACCCATGAGATGAGGGCCAAGGTCTTAATCGAGGCGCTGCCTTATCTGCGCAAATTTTACGGCAAGACCGTGGTTATCAAATACGGCGGCCATGCCATGGTTAATGAGGACCTTAAAGAAGCCTTTGCTCAGGATGTGGTGCTCATGAAATACGTGGGGTTAAGGCCTGTGATTGTGCACGGAGGCGGCCCCCAGATAAGCGAAGTCATGGCAAAAATGGGGATAAAGCCAGTTTTTGTTGAGGGGCAAAGGGTAACTGATGACGCTACCATGAGTGTAGTAGAAATGGTGCTGGTGGGCACGGTAAACAAAAGCATAGTGGGGCTCCTTAACCGCCACGGAGGGCAAGCGGTAGGGCTCTCTGGGAGAGACGGCGAAATGGTAGTGGCGGAGAAGATGAAGATTTACAAATACACCGGTGAAGACCGGCCCCCAGAGATAATCGATATTGGTAGGGTGGGAAAGGTAAAAGAAGTCAATCCCCAAGTGCTTAATACCCTTATGGATGCCGGATTTTTACCGGTTATTGCTCCGGTAGGAGTAGGGCCAGGTGGAGAAGCCTATAACATCAATGCAGACCTTGTGGCAGGCGCTATAGCCGGGGCGCTAAAGGCTGAGAAAGTCATTTACCTTACTGATGTTGAAGGGGTAAAAGACGAGACCGGAAAGCTTATTTCAACGCTTACCGTGCCGGAGATAGAAGACTTATTTGAAAAAGGCGTTGCCAAGGGCGGCATGATTCCCAAGCTAAAAAGCGCGCGTAAGGCCCTTTTGGCCGGGGCAAAAAAGGCCCACATAATCGACGGGCGTGTGCCCCATGCCATTTTGCTTGAAATATTCACAGACCACGGAGTGGGGACAGAAATCATAGGAGAGGTGTCATGA